The following are from one region of the Microbaculum marinisediminis genome:
- a CDS encoding TRAP transporter small permease, with translation MIDRLQKGLLSFAGIVVLAIMGVTVVDVIGRYVLNRPLAGSFEITQLLLVLVIFAGLPAVCAAGSHIRVDVLLHMMSKGVRRFVERASAAMIVATLVYLAILTWEKAGEVVAIGDVTPFLHIPIGPFAYFISASCGLAAIAFTARMLRELRRVAVPADRSPS, from the coding sequence TTGATCGACAGACTGCAAAAGGGCCTGCTCTCCTTCGCCGGCATCGTCGTTCTCGCCATCATGGGCGTTACGGTGGTCGACGTTATCGGCCGCTACGTCTTGAACCGGCCATTGGCCGGCTCCTTCGAGATCACGCAGCTGTTGCTCGTCCTTGTGATATTCGCTGGCCTGCCCGCGGTCTGTGCGGCGGGCTCGCACATTCGCGTCGACGTACTGCTCCACATGATGAGCAAGGGGGTCAGGCGCTTCGTTGAGCGGGCAAGCGCGGCCATGATCGTGGCAACGCTCGTCTATCTCGCCATCCTGACCTGGGAAAAGGCGGGAGAGGTGGTCGCGATCGGGGATGTGACGCCCTTTTTGCACATCCCGATCGGGCCCTTCGCGTATTTCATCTCGGCGTCCTGCGGCTTAGCGGCGATCGCGTTCACCGCGAGAATGCTGCGCGAGCTGCGTCGCGTCGCCGTTCCGGCCGATAGGTCGCCGTCGTGA
- a CDS encoding LuxR C-terminal-related transcriptional regulator — protein sequence MDRQSAPAPLSQARISSSRLPAGTVARPRLDGALDAARRTGFTLVHAPAGYGKSTLLAEWRRTIESAGEETIWLADHVCHRSAALFHDLAAALRTDGAAAYPDAEDTDPAIAVLSGRRGPVTIFVDDLDVDDAATARILSDLVHNLPDTCRLIAASRRRPDIPLARLRASGRYLEFGAAELAFDAEEMTRLLRLQLQADVNDGAVARFNARIGGWAAGVRLAMLGASEPPATLDDLSISGAHGYIADFFAEEVMHEFCADTRSFLRGISVFNVLSAELCDRATNRTDAADQLRAVERLGGFVQRVDVNREHYALHPLFREFLRGELAKNDSSEMVAIAGRGIAFLEASGHVAEALNVAVGVQDWARAVDVLNACCPDATYKGRVHHLAQFVHELPKDILKQFPRVLLTMAWAMSTQRNFVAAHELLGLATEYLKETASDRESADRDRLKYLLDHGEMMIAQFTDNQPEAERRCLELLSRTVEIDPYVVGSVESSLLYAQREQFNLRNLAKLDASALARFRRADSTYGFVWNQSIVGPSRCMAGDTDGALRALGEGVEAARAYAKGQEWFLAGPACLLAEVHYERNELKEARSLLEAYRGHIKHGFVDQMIAGHVTWARLLAAEGNADDALAMLAEYSVFAKTRGIARLHDIAAAERIRLLLLAGRANEALQLARNEGLAVDAQLLLPVAGATTATEARAFAWTRIARAEGRIADALRLAKRWAAFTLESGANRSAVRWDILIGHLKLLEGDELAARRQVRKAASSGAPGRFVRAFLDEGETTIRLLADSVDGNHQTATATDAFVEEILRASDAGRRVGPLSAEDDAAVMVSQLTSRETEIAALVAAGLRNREIGQRLGMTEGSVKWHLQQVYDKVGIRRRAGAIRRIRELGLIP from the coding sequence ATGGATCGACAGTCCGCCCCGGCTCCCTTGAGTCAGGCCCGGATTTCGTCATCCCGGCTACCGGCCGGGACAGTGGCGAGGCCCCGGCTCGATGGCGCCTTGGATGCCGCGCGGCGCACCGGGTTCACGCTGGTGCACGCGCCCGCCGGCTACGGGAAGTCGACCCTTCTGGCCGAATGGCGCCGAACCATCGAGAGTGCCGGCGAGGAAACCATTTGGCTCGCCGACCACGTGTGCCACCGATCGGCGGCGCTGTTCCACGACCTCGCAGCGGCATTGCGAACGGACGGTGCCGCTGCGTATCCAGACGCCGAAGATACAGACCCCGCCATCGCCGTACTGTCCGGCCGGCGCGGGCCCGTCACCATTTTTGTGGACGACCTGGATGTCGACGATGCCGCAACCGCGCGGATCCTGTCGGATCTCGTCCATAATCTCCCGGACACCTGTCGCCTGATCGCGGCATCCCGCCGCCGCCCCGACATTCCGCTCGCGCGACTGCGCGCCTCCGGCCGCTATTTAGAGTTCGGCGCCGCCGAGCTGGCCTTCGACGCCGAGGAAATGACCCGGTTACTCCGGTTGCAGCTGCAGGCAGACGTCAACGACGGAGCAGTGGCGAGGTTCAACGCGAGGATCGGCGGATGGGCCGCCGGCGTCCGGCTGGCCATGCTAGGTGCGTCCGAGCCACCTGCGACGCTCGACGATCTGTCGATCAGCGGCGCGCATGGATACATCGCTGATTTCTTCGCCGAAGAGGTGATGCACGAATTCTGTGCAGATACCCGGTCGTTCCTCCGAGGCATATCCGTCTTCAACGTCCTGTCCGCCGAGCTCTGCGACCGGGCGACAAATCGTACGGACGCGGCCGACCAGCTCCGAGCGGTCGAGCGGCTGGGCGGCTTCGTGCAGCGCGTCGACGTCAATCGCGAGCACTATGCGCTTCATCCCCTCTTCCGGGAGTTCCTGCGGGGCGAGCTGGCGAAGAACGACAGCAGCGAGATGGTCGCTATCGCCGGGCGGGGTATCGCCTTCCTCGAGGCATCGGGACATGTCGCCGAGGCGCTGAATGTCGCGGTCGGCGTTCAGGACTGGGCCCGCGCCGTGGACGTCCTCAACGCGTGCTGTCCCGACGCGACCTACAAAGGCAGGGTCCACCATCTCGCCCAGTTCGTGCACGAACTGCCGAAGGACATTCTCAAGCAGTTTCCCAGGGTACTGCTCACCATGGCCTGGGCGATGTCGACCCAGCGCAACTTCGTCGCCGCGCACGAACTCCTGGGTCTGGCCACGGAGTATCTCAAGGAGACGGCTTCAGACCGGGAGTCCGCCGACCGGGACAGGTTGAAATACCTGCTGGACCATGGCGAGATGATGATCGCGCAGTTCACCGACAACCAGCCCGAGGCTGAACGCAGGTGCCTGGAGCTGCTGTCGCGGACGGTCGAGATCGATCCCTACGTGGTCGGCAGCGTCGAGAGCTCCCTACTGTATGCCCAACGCGAGCAATTCAACCTCAGGAATCTGGCGAAGCTGGACGCCTCGGCGTTGGCGCGGTTCCGTCGCGCCGACAGTACCTACGGGTTTGTCTGGAATCAGTCGATCGTTGGCCCGTCGCGATGCATGGCGGGCGACACCGACGGGGCGCTCCGCGCGCTTGGCGAGGGTGTGGAAGCCGCCCGCGCTTACGCGAAAGGCCAGGAATGGTTTCTCGCCGGGCCGGCGTGTCTGCTCGCCGAAGTCCACTATGAGCGCAACGAACTCAAAGAGGCCCGCTCGCTGCTGGAAGCCTATCGCGGGCACATCAAGCACGGTTTCGTTGATCAGATGATCGCCGGCCACGTGACCTGGGCGCGACTTCTCGCCGCCGAGGGCAACGCGGACGACGCACTCGCCATGCTGGCGGAGTACTCGGTCTTCGCCAAGACCCGGGGCATCGCCCGGCTGCACGACATCGCCGCCGCGGAACGGATCAGACTGCTGCTGCTGGCGGGCCGCGCCAACGAGGCGCTGCAACTAGCCCGCAACGAGGGCCTGGCAGTCGACGCGCAACTGCTGCTGCCGGTCGCCGGCGCGACAACCGCCACGGAGGCACGTGCCTTCGCCTGGACGCGCATCGCCAGGGCCGAGGGCCGGATCGCGGACGCGCTGCGGCTGGCCAAGCGCTGGGCCGCGTTCACGCTGGAGAGCGGCGCGAACCGCTCCGCCGTGCGATGGGACATCCTCATAGGCCACCTGAAGCTGCTCGAAGGCGACGAGCTGGCGGCGCGGCGGCAGGTCAGGAAAGCGGCTTCGAGCGGTGCGCCCGGCCGATTCGTGCGGGCGTTCCTCGACGAAGGGGAAACGACGATCCGCCTGCTGGCGGACTCGGTCGACGGCAACCACCAAACGGCGACGGCGACGGATGCGTTCGTCGAAGAGATTCTGCGCGCCTCCGACGCGGGCCGGCGCGTCGGCCCGCTTTCAGCTGAGGACGATGCTGCCGTCATGGTGTCGCAGCTCACGAGCCGGGAGACCGAAATCGCGGCACTCGTCGCCGCGGGACTGCGCAACCGCGAAATCGGCCAGCGTCTCGGTATGACGGAAGGATCGGTCAAATGGCACCTGCAGCAGGTGTACGACAAGGTCGGCATCCGGCGTCGGGCCGGGGCGATCCGGCGCATCCGCGAGTTGGGTCTTATCCCGTAG
- a CDS encoding TRAP transporter substrate-binding protein, which produces MSTLTRFLSAAVAAIGLAASVQSAAAQTTLRVSSWAPPTHPVTTEIFGKWAQDVERVTDGRVKTEMLGAPLGAPPAYFDLVSKGIVDVSFVTHDFLPNRFVLSGLSQLPFSTYSAEISSVALWRTHEAMLAEFDEHKGVKVLALMVHGPGQLYTISKPVTAIADFAGLKVRASAAIQTEILEQVGGSPVSAPPTKSYEVMSNGVVDGTLFPPESMSGFNLVPLVKHELAVPGGFYTTSFVIMMNQAKWDSLSDADKEAILSISGEYLSRRAGAVWDASDEAANAEIDEAGVQRVVAEGAFLEELKQTLAPLEDSWIARASAKGLDAKAALEFYRAEVGKEMAARNKAN; this is translated from the coding sequence ATGAGCACACTGACGCGATTTCTGTCCGCCGCGGTGGCGGCGATCGGCTTGGCAGCTTCTGTTCAATCCGCCGCCGCGCAAACGACCCTGCGCGTCTCGAGCTGGGCCCCGCCGACCCATCCGGTCACCACCGAGATCTTTGGTAAATGGGCCCAGGACGTCGAGCGCGTCACCGATGGTCGGGTGAAGACCGAGATGCTCGGCGCCCCGCTCGGTGCGCCGCCTGCCTATTTCGATCTGGTGAGCAAGGGGATCGTCGACGTCAGCTTCGTCACCCACGACTTCCTGCCGAACCGTTTCGTGCTGAGCGGGCTGTCGCAGCTTCCCTTTTCGACCTACAGCGCCGAGATCTCGTCGGTCGCTCTGTGGCGGACGCACGAGGCCATGCTGGCCGAGTTCGACGAGCACAAGGGCGTGAAGGTGCTCGCGTTGATGGTGCACGGACCCGGACAGCTCTACACGATCAGCAAGCCGGTCACCGCCATCGCTGACTTTGCCGGGCTGAAGGTCCGCGCGTCCGCGGCGATCCAGACGGAGATTCTCGAACAGGTCGGCGGCTCTCCGGTCTCCGCGCCGCCGACCAAGTCCTACGAGGTGATGTCCAACGGAGTCGTCGATGGCACGCTTTTTCCTCCGGAATCGATGAGCGGCTTCAATCTCGTTCCGCTGGTCAAGCACGAGCTGGCGGTGCCCGGCGGGTTCTACACCACGAGCTTCGTGATCATGATGAACCAGGCCAAGTGGGACAGCCTGTCGGACGCCGACAAGGAGGCGATTTTGTCCATCTCAGGCGAGTACCTGTCACGGCGCGCTGGCGCCGTCTGGGACGCCTCGGACGAGGCCGCCAACGCGGAAATCGACGAAGCCGGTGTCCAGCGTGTCGTCGCCGAGGGCGCATTCCTGGAGGAGCTGAAGCAGACGCTCGCTCCGTTGGAGGACAGCTGGATCGCGCGCGCGAGTGCCAAGGGGCTCGATGCGAAAGCCGCGCTCGAATTTTATCGCGCGGAGGTCGGGAAGGAAATGGCCGCGCGGAACAAGGCGAACTGA
- a CDS encoding LLM class flavin-dependent oxidoreductase codes for MGILSGTEFYAWHFMPFSNLPEDVKDRDSLWVDLPNDLFDPEVGHKLYTRYISELVLAEKLGFDGLCVNEHHGTAYSMMPVPSIIAAALIPQTSRAKICVMGTPPAIEYPHRLAETYAMLDVMSGGRLEIAVPLGTPMEYWLNPINPVTARERQAEAVEVMLKAWSPGSPHRHTGRFYNYRYLNVWPRPFQKPHPKIYFVGSGSPETIELAAKYGFGYSSTFSPIATQLAAQQRLRELAAEYGHEIRPDQTPMTVQVHIAETDEQAVAEMEPHARLFFDVLLRAGRFTDVPGYLTLAQFRKRNGQVLPASHGKFDWEGVRKTHRIIAGSPMTVAHAVEKWAEDARTTRVIFQVHLGDMPHWKVVRTLTYLGEEVIPYLRSRAQVSADDGPAALAS; via the coding sequence TTGGGCATCCTGTCGGGCACCGAATTCTACGCATGGCACTTCATGCCATTCTCGAACCTTCCCGAGGACGTGAAAGACCGGGATTCGCTCTGGGTCGACCTGCCGAACGATCTGTTCGATCCCGAGGTCGGCCACAAGCTGTACACCCGTTACATCTCCGAGCTCGTGCTCGCCGAGAAACTTGGATTCGACGGCCTGTGCGTGAACGAGCATCACGGCACCGCCTACAGCATGATGCCGGTTCCCTCTATCATCGCCGCCGCGCTGATCCCACAGACCTCTCGCGCGAAGATCTGCGTGATGGGTACGCCGCCGGCAATCGAGTATCCGCACCGGCTGGCCGAGACCTACGCGATGCTGGACGTTATGTCCGGCGGCCGGCTCGAGATCGCCGTCCCGCTCGGTACACCGATGGAGTACTGGCTGAACCCGATTAATCCGGTGACGGCGCGTGAGCGTCAGGCCGAGGCGGTCGAGGTCATGCTCAAGGCATGGTCGCCGGGGTCGCCGCATCGCCACACCGGCCGCTTCTACAACTACCGCTACCTGAACGTCTGGCCGCGCCCGTTCCAGAAACCGCATCCGAAGATCTACTTCGTCGGCTCCGGCAGCCCGGAAACCATCGAACTCGCGGCTAAGTACGGCTTCGGCTATTCGTCGACCTTCAGCCCGATCGCAACCCAGCTGGCGGCCCAGCAGAGGCTGCGCGAACTCGCCGCAGAGTACGGTCACGAGATCCGGCCGGACCAGACGCCGATGACGGTGCAGGTGCACATCGCCGAAACCGACGAGCAGGCGGTCGCGGAGATGGAGCCGCACGCCCGCCTCTTCTTCGATGTGTTGCTGCGCGCCGGCCGCTTCACCGACGTTCCGGGCTATCTGACGCTCGCGCAATTCCGCAAACGCAACGGCCAGGTGCTGCCGGCCAGCCACGGCAAGTTCGACTGGGAGGGTGTCCGCAAGACCCACCGCATCATCGCCGGCTCGCCGATGACCGTCGCCCACGCGGTCGAGAAATGGGCCGAGGACGCCAGAACCACGCGCGTCATCTTCCAGGTTCATCTTGGCGACATGCCGCACTGGAAGGTCGTCCGCACCCTCACCTACCTAGGCGAAGAGGTGATCCCGTACCTACGGTCGCGTGCCCAGGTATCGGCGGACGACGGTCCTGCCGCTCTGGCGTCATGA
- a CDS encoding TRAP transporter large permease, with protein MTSALVSIAALLALMAVGLPIAFAMLIVGFAGLVYVLGWTPAAALVAQTTLDAGQAYELSVVPLFILMGSLVARAGIADDLYVAANVWLGRFRGGLAMATIVACGLFSAMSGSSLATAATMAKVAMPPMKRYGYQDSIAAGSIAAGGTIGILIPPSVVMIVYGLLTETDIGKLFVAGIVPGLITIAGYMAAIWLTAVLKPGIAPRGEATSFLEKLAVTRRVWMFALLLIVVIGGIYLGVFTPTESAGIGAFGAFLLAIVRARLRPAVVLDILRDAAGITTMLFFVLIGALIYTAFLNLAGFSYWLSEAITGLGLTQLELIFILMAGYVVLGMFLESMSLIILTIPIVFPIVQAAGIDPVWFGIFVVVLTEVSLITPPVGMNIFVLRSVLPEVGFRTICAGLIPFYVADIIRILIFLFVPMTVMFLPLSMH; from the coding sequence GTGACATCGGCGCTGGTTTCCATCGCCGCGCTGTTGGCACTCATGGCCGTCGGTTTGCCGATCGCCTTCGCCATGTTGATCGTGGGCTTCGCGGGCCTGGTCTACGTTCTTGGCTGGACGCCGGCGGCCGCGCTTGTCGCGCAGACGACCCTCGACGCCGGGCAGGCCTACGAGCTTTCGGTCGTTCCCCTGTTCATTCTCATGGGAAGCCTCGTGGCCAGGGCCGGCATCGCCGACGACCTGTATGTCGCCGCGAATGTCTGGCTCGGCCGGTTCCGGGGAGGCCTGGCGATGGCGACCATCGTCGCCTGTGGCTTATTCAGCGCAATGTCGGGAAGTTCGCTTGCGACGGCCGCGACCATGGCCAAGGTCGCCATGCCGCCGATGAAGCGGTACGGCTATCAGGACAGCATCGCGGCGGGCTCGATCGCCGCCGGCGGCACGATCGGCATCCTGATTCCGCCGAGCGTGGTCATGATCGTCTACGGCCTGCTGACGGAGACGGACATCGGCAAGCTGTTCGTGGCCGGTATCGTACCGGGCCTGATCACGATTGCCGGATACATGGCCGCGATCTGGCTGACCGCAGTTCTCAAACCCGGTATCGCGCCGCGCGGAGAGGCGACGTCCTTCCTCGAGAAGCTCGCCGTGACGCGCCGTGTGTGGATGTTCGCCCTGCTGCTGATTGTCGTTATCGGCGGCATCTATCTTGGCGTCTTCACGCCGACGGAGTCTGCCGGCATCGGGGCTTTCGGCGCGTTCCTTCTCGCCATCGTGCGCGCGCGGCTGCGCCCGGCGGTGGTGTTGGACATTCTGAGAGACGCCGCCGGTATCACGACGATGCTGTTCTTCGTTCTGATCGGCGCGCTGATCTACACCGCGTTCCTCAACCTTGCCGGATTCTCCTACTGGCTGAGCGAAGCGATCACCGGCCTCGGGCTAACCCAGCTGGAACTCATCTTCATTCTGATGGCGGGCTACGTCGTGCTCGGGATGTTCCTGGAGAGCATGTCACTCATCATCCTGACGATCCCGATCGTCTTCCCGATCGTCCAGGCCGCGGGGATAGACCCCGTCTGGTTCGGCATCTTCGTGGTGGTGCTGACCGAGGTAAGCCTCATCACGCCGCCAGTGGGAATGAACATTTTCGTTCTCCGCAGCGTGCTCCCCGAAGTCGGCTTCCGCACGATCTGCGCCGGACTCATTCCGTTCTACGTCGCCGACATCATCCGGATCCTGATCTTCCTGTTCGTCCCGATGACGGTGATGTTCCTGCCGCTTTCAATGCACTAG